In the Fusarium falciforme chromosome 6, complete sequence genome, GGCTGGCTGGGGACTCTGCCTGTCGTCGCGTTGAACGAGGCAGGGCAGACCAATGGGGCCAAGAACAGCATTGTGGGATCATCGACTTCACAATACGGCATTTTTTCTGTCGATGTTGGCACGATGGATTCCTGAGGCTTCTCGATTTCCTGGGGCTTTGCAGATTCATCCTCTGGACTGGGTAGCTGTTGAGGCTCTTCATGCTCCTCATGGGAATCATCATCACGGTCCTTCCACGAGTCGAGCATTCGAGAACCGTGGATACGGATCAATGACACCGGGCAATAATACTCGTTGCCATACTGAGTCAGGAACTCGATGCGGACATACTTGGCCCAGATCTGCGGATTCTCCACCAGGAAGGGTTGGATATCTCGCGAGTTCCTCGCCTCAAAGGAACCGAGCTCCTTCCACTTGTCGGGCTTAACGGGATAGCGGTCACTAACACTGACACGGAATAGGCGGACCATGCTGGAGAAGAACTCAAAGTTTGCAATGACGACGGTGTCGATGAGGACGTCGTCGCTGAgctcgacgatgacgaaCTTGCGCGGGGCCGAGCACTCGAGGAGCATGTACGAGTCCTTGttctcgacgaggatggcCTTGGCGTTCTTTGCGCCGGGGCTCGACTTGAGGACCGTGGCGCCGGCGTCAAACGACGAGTAGGAGAAGCGCTCCTTGCACGTCTTGCCGGCGTCTTTGCTCTTGTGGATGGAGCCTTCCTCGTACACGACGGCCTGGCCTGCGCCGTCCCTCCCATGAATCTCGACGTCGCCGCCAGAGGGGCGATTCTTTTGCTCCCCGGCATTATCGAGGTAGCTGTCAAAGTTGAGAGCtatctcgtcctcctcgccgaggccGGCGTGGCCCATGTCCGGGGGTATCCTGTCGTCTGCGCGACGAGGCTGGTTGTTTCGGGATCGCAGGTCCTGGGGGTCCTGACCCGTCTTCCGAAGCATCATTTCCTTCCAGTCCTCAAAGGACATGAAGGGTTTTGTTGGCTCCTCGCCTGCGGCATCTTGTTCGCCCTCGGCGGTGGCGGCGGGGGTGGACGATTGGGACTCGGCGTCTGCGCTGGAGGATTGCGGCGCATCGCTGCTGGTCACGTTGGACGGGGCATCGGCGGTCGCATTGGCTGCTGAGGGTGTTGCGCTCGACCAGGAGCTCGTCAGACAGGATTGTGGGAGGGTATGGGTAATGTAGTTGATGGTTCGGGCGTCGCAGGACGAGACGGTCGTGGACGTCGACGAGTCGGCGCGATTGGACTCTTGGctctgggcttgggcttgggtcGGAGGCGTCCAGGCTGACGAGATGGCTAGGAGGCGGAGGACAGTCGAGCCCAAGGACGGAGTCATGGTCGAAGGGACATTGGGACTTTGCGTTGGGGGGGTTTTCGCTCGTCGGGGGGGCGTTGATGGACGGACGTTGGTGTGGGTGAGACTTGTACCGACGATCTCTCGACCCACCGACGTGTCCAGAGCGCTGATTGGTCGGTAGGGTCGTATTATAGACTTGCAAGGAACAAAGCTCAACTCCTTTTATTTGGGATTGATCGAgtggaggttgaggagagaagagtttGGAGATGTAATTGCTGTCTAATTCCTGGTGTTGTGTCTTCGCACTTGCACTTGTACTGTAGAACGTAGACGCAGTTGAGAGAGAATGAAAAGAAGAGGCTTAAATACATCATACTAACAAGCAATTCCTACCAAATGACAAAAAATAGGCTCTTGATTCCTTTCGAGAAAAATTAGAAAATCAAAGGAATCATGTTGGATTGAACAGGAAATAGTATCTACATCACGAGATTTGGCAGTGCATCATGGTGTGGCGTATGGTGGAGTGTGACTCAGAAGATGCTTCAGCTACCAGCTATAGCATAATAGTACCAGTAATACCATTTGGCTTCATAAAAGAACTGATTTGAAATCATGCACCAAACCCCATTACAATCCATGGCATGTCATTTTCGATCAGGTATCCTCCCTTGCTTGCAAGGATGAGGCGTCTGCCAACTCTCCTCGGCCATGTCCTCCTCTCACATTAGAATGGAAAATTTGCGCCAACGACCATTCACCAGAACCCAGCTTCGGTCGAGAATGCAGTCAACGCATGGGTCTCGCTTTCGAGTGAGCCCAAAGTAGTTCAGGTGATAATCACCACAGGGTTTGGTATCGCAGCACCAGCGCATACGAAGGAGTTCGTCTGGGCCGCGGTGGCCGCAGACCATTCTGGAAGGGGCAACGTCGAACCAACACATTTTCTGGAGTAGAAACTTGTTAGCTCTATGAGTGCATGATGTAATAAGAAGTGAGATGTGACTATACCGGTGGTGGAATGGCGCTTGGAGTCGATAGGCGAAGCTGGTGAACTGATGGAGGCTGGGGATGCTTGCGCAACTGAAGGaactgaagaggaggataagCATGATATTTCTGCACGGGAAAGAATATCATACCTGGTGATGCGTGTTGCCTGAAGTCGTAGAGAATGCTCTGATATCATGCTCTGATATCGTATGCCGTTGGTGTTTGGTAGAGGAGGGGTTGACGAGCAGAAGTTGAAATCTGGCACAGAACAATTGCAAGTTCGTGCCGCCAGGCAAAAGGTCAGTCACAGTATGGATGAGTCGGTGCCTGAACAACACTGGCCGAATATCCACTGTCGTTTGCTACCGCGTGCACTGCAAGCTCTTTGTTCAGGGGACTCGACAATGGCGGGTGACCTTGATGGGCAAACAGCCGAATTCTAGCTCCTTTGTACCTGTTGAATGATGTAATTTCCAGTAAATCCTTGGAAATGCATGAGAGCAGTCTACAGAAATCAACGTGGTGGTGCATGGTGCCTGTAAGCCCGTGGTGCGCACTTTGAAAAAGTCTCCATCATGTTCCGGTCTACGCAGCATTACGCCCTTATAATCTATTGCCCAGATTAAGATACATCTTCTCatatcttataagaagcCTTTGAAAGCTGCTGCCTCAAACCTGGGGCACTGAGCCCCTTGATCATTCCATCCTCGGTGACAAAGTCAATCTCGTCCACAGGCAACCCCTGATAGCGGAACTGATCAACTGAGAACCAATTGGCGCAGTAATCTTTGTAAATACCTGTCACAGACCTCTGGTTGTTGACGGCTTCGAATACTACACGCCAACGCTCGTTCTCGCACACTGGATAGATGCGTGCGTCGACGTTAGGATCGTTGCCGCCGCTGATCGCTGCCCAGGCCTCCAGCAAGGACTTGCCCTGACTTGTCCACTCTGCGATCTTGATTCCAGGACCTTGATCAACAATGA is a window encoding:
- a CDS encoding SUN domain-containing protein, translating into MTPSLGSTVLRLLAISSAWTPPTQAQAQSQESNRADSSTSTTVSSCDARTINYITHTLPQSCLTSSWSSATPSAANATADAPSNVTSSDAPQSSSADAESQSSTPAATAEGEQDAAGEEPTKPFMSFEDWKEMMLRKTGQDPQDLRSRNNQPRRADDRIPPDMGHAGLGEEDEIALNFDSYLDNAGEQKNRPSGGDVEIHGRDGAGQAVVYEEGSIHKSKDAGKTCKERFSYSSFDAGATVLKSSPGAKNAKAILVENKDSYMLLECSAPRKFVIVELSDDVLIDTVVIANFEFFSSMVRLFRVSVSDRYPVKPDKWKELGSFEARNSRDIQPFLVENPQIWAKYVRIEFLTQYGNEYYCPVSLIRIHGSRMLDSWKDRDDDSHEEHEEPQQLPSPEDESAKPQEIEKPQESIVPTSTEKMPYCEVDDPTMLFLAPLVCPASFNATTGRVPSQPDTSSIEGISASSQNVSTEDRERSGTSTPHVRRADYPATEDATSSSSSSTASPSATPAISPTSPSSISSSSASTGSNSTAPATSAKTASTSSTSTSSSASTSIAKPSPANTANPKNRTTATTSNSPASPTVQEGFFKAISKRLHQVESNLTLSLKYVEDQARHMSDTLHRTEQKQISKATLFLDNLNQTVLAELRSVREQYDQIWQSTVIALESQREQSNREIVALSTRLNLLADEVVFQKRMAIVQAVLLLSCLLLVIFSRGVSLPYLAPFMDQASLASYDASASSPGRVRALYGNSYDTDGEDPSLLTPRSRRDYTPLSSSAGDVPSADLRRRTSFVDDSRLECEQLSPPPTPGPVDGYTSSTDASLSSHKTQPTILRRSPAMHPNNSRKPLPALPENPSSP